TCTGAATTTGAAATGCCAACTCACAATTCACTATGTATGTGTTAGTCGTCATTTGGATGTCATCGCATTGCTGGAGTCCCAATTCGTATTTCCAAATTAATTTACTGTTTGTGTAGATCGTCATTAGTTGCCAACATAATGATTGTCCAAACTACGACGACTTGAATTTCACTAGGAGTTAGATTTCGttacaaaaaaatttctattCTACATTCTCAATGCGTTGTGCAGTTTTTACTTTGATAACGAATAAGTTAGAAGAAACGTTGAGCTAATTGAAATAAGTGCCTTTGCACGAGGGTAAGGCAGTTATACCGTCATTACTCTATAGCCGTGAggcatattttattaaattctAGAACAAGAAAGAACCACGCTTGGTTGTGTATTCGTTTGTTCTCTTCGGGTATTTCTGCATTTGAAAACGTGATTAAACACAGAAGACCCTTACgcacttttttaaagaatgtACAAAATATATGGTGTATCAGATAGGTGGGTGTAGAAAACTTTCTTGTTTCACACCAATGTGAGTTAGGtggaaaaaaaacacattGAAACCCAATTTTCGCAAAACTTTTCTTTCTGAAGATACTGTGCATGCTGTTTCATTTTACGCATTCGATTTCTATATCATAGAGAATTGATCTCTATATTAAAAGGATCTGACGTGTTCTAACAGATTGGCAAATTTCTTTTAGCATTCTCAATGCGTTTTAAGTCATAATTGAAATGAGAGGGATTTTACAAACGAAAAGGATTAGGTGGAAAAATGTAATAACAATAATCAAGGAGGTTTCTGAATTGGCAGGAAACCCTTATGATAGACTCAATATTAACAATGGTTTTTTCGTTTAATTTTTCAGGTATGTATAGCAAAAACAGAGTGCTTACTTCACTGACAGCTGCCGCATGCATTTTACTGATGTGTCTCGTCTCGGGCGAATCGAAGCCCGTCGCCGGGGAATTCTTCGAGTTGCTACCCCCGGAATTCAAAGCCGGCTCGTCTGGGAATGGTCCGTCTCCGGACTTGTACCGCCAGGTGGCGCTTCTAGCTAAAGTCCTATTGAACGACAACAAACTGCGGAAGTCGAATAACGATGACGTAAAACGGTCAGACGGTAGTTTATCAATTGTCGGTTCGCTAGATGCCTTGG
This genomic interval from Tubulanus polymorphus chromosome 8, tnTubPoly1.2, whole genome shotgun sequence contains the following:
- the LOC141910118 gene encoding uncharacterized protein LOC141910118; protein product: MYSKNRVLTSLTAAACILLMCLVSGESKPVAGEFFELLPPEFKAGSSGNGPSPDLYRQVALLAKVLLNDNKLRKSNNDDVKRSDGSLSIVGSLDALADMISAQEAKKLQNQLKANKMRLMRLGKRNIGE